A stretch of Desulfurivibrio alkaliphilus AHT 2 DNA encodes these proteins:
- a CDS encoding HPP family protein: MSYWAKMRGGEKSPPRVSAGEIFWSWLGAFLGIAAVALLHYRWLEGSDLLLIVGSFGASAVLIYGAPAGPLAQPRNLLGGHLVSALVGVACLQFFAPQLWLAAALAVATAIALMHLTKTLHPPGGATALIAVIGGEEIHQLGYWYLLFPIASGALIMLLVALLINNIPASRRYPVFWW; the protein is encoded by the coding sequence ATGTCATACTGGGCCAAAATGCGGGGCGGTGAAAAAAGCCCGCCCCGGGTAAGCGCCGGCGAGATTTTCTGGTCGTGGCTGGGAGCCTTTCTGGGTATTGCGGCGGTGGCGCTGCTGCACTACCGGTGGCTGGAGGGCAGCGACCTGCTGCTGATTGTCGGTTCTTTCGGGGCCTCGGCGGTGCTGATCTACGGCGCCCCGGCCGGTCCTCTGGCCCAGCCGCGCAACCTGCTGGGGGGGCATCTGGTTTCCGCCCTGGTGGGAGTGGCCTGCCTGCAGTTTTTCGCCCCCCAGCTCTGGCTGGCCGCCGCCTTGGCGGTGGCCACCGCCATCGCCCTGATGCATCTCACCAAAACCCTGCATCCGCCCGGCGGCGCCACCGCTTTAATCGCGGTCATCGGCGGCGAGGAGATTCATCAACTGGGCTACTGGTACCTGCTCTTTCCCATCGCCAGCGGCGCGCTGATCATGCTGCTGGTGGCCCTGCTGATCAACAACATCCCCGCTTCCCGCCGCTACCCGGTTTTCTGGTGGTAG
- a CDS encoding AMP-binding protein: MSKQYDTLSEMLDYLAGYGEQQALILVEAESTRLWSYQRLSERVDEVAGALLAMGLEPGGLVGLLGENRPEWIIAALAVLRAGGVLLPLDAQLDDDGLAHVAADSGARYFFVGTGQESRFAKINQNNSSAPAELKLLPLNDLPTGSPPAAFPKRRPEDPAAMFYTSGTTGPPKGVPLTHANLAFQLNTVAAAGLVTARDRVLLPLPLHHVYPLVVGLLTPLALGLPLIMPDVLTGPRILRAVKAGRATALIGVPRLYQALYQGVEDKVADGGAAARLYFRTALGLSAWCKRRLGLRAGKMLLAPLHRRFGSSLRLLASGGSALDPELARRLEALGWQVAIGYGLTETAPLLTINPPVGGRPGSVGRAVPGVELRLEPLAEDSSESSDAPPMGEVLARGPNVFAGYHNLPEQTAAALKEGWFRTGDLGYLDRDGFLFLVGRASSLIVTAGGKNIQPDALEDRLTTHPFIREAGVLSRDDRLAVLLVPELAALRRAGQQDEEAALRQALLEVSHRLPSYQRPDEFALSREALPRTRLGKIRRHLLPGRYQQARAQQHHADKTGPMPLNEMSDHDRALLENRSASRVWEWLARRYPKVRLSPDTSPHLDLGVDSLGWLNLAAEIGQQADVQLTEEVIGRVETVRDLLHEVVELSVHGNGGGQEGGVADPLADPEAVLKEQSRRWLKPLNPLQVALVWGLYQLNRLLFRLLFRLRVEGLEHLPDDKPFILAPNHVSFLDSFAIGAALPFARFRQTYYAGNAEVAFRNAFFRLVCRLGQVVPIDPRRATATSLAYGAVILDQGCNLVWFPEGERSWEGRLQPFRAGIGMLLDRKRVYVVPAHIAGAYQAWPRGRKLFRPHPISIKFGPALTAQQLLAGRQGGGEASANDRSGMIAAALREQVAALAPESDES; the protein is encoded by the coding sequence ATGAGCAAACAGTACGATACATTGTCAGAAATGCTCGATTACTTGGCGGGGTATGGGGAGCAGCAGGCCCTAATCCTGGTGGAGGCCGAAAGCACCCGCTTGTGGTCGTATCAACGTTTGAGCGAGCGGGTTGATGAAGTGGCCGGGGCGCTGCTGGCCATGGGGCTTGAGCCCGGCGGGCTGGTGGGGCTGCTGGGGGAAAACCGGCCGGAATGGATCATCGCCGCCCTGGCGGTGTTGCGTGCCGGCGGAGTGCTGCTGCCCCTGGACGCCCAACTGGACGACGACGGCCTGGCCCACGTGGCGGCGGACAGCGGCGCCCGTTATTTTTTCGTTGGCACCGGCCAGGAGTCGCGCTTTGCTAAAATTAACCAAAACAACTCATCGGCTCCGGCGGAGCTTAAACTGCTACCCTTAAACGACTTGCCCACCGGCTCCCCCCCGGCCGCTTTCCCTAAGCGCCGGCCGGAAGACCCCGCCGCCATGTTTTACACCTCCGGCACCACCGGACCGCCTAAAGGGGTGCCTTTAACCCATGCCAACCTGGCCTTTCAACTCAATACGGTGGCCGCCGCCGGCCTGGTCACCGCCCGCGACCGGGTGCTGCTGCCGCTGCCTCTGCACCATGTTTATCCCCTGGTGGTGGGGCTGCTCACCCCGCTGGCCCTGGGGCTGCCCCTGATCATGCCCGATGTGCTCACCGGCCCCCGGATTCTGCGGGCGGTGAAGGCTGGCCGGGCCACCGCCCTGATCGGCGTGCCCCGCCTTTACCAGGCCCTCTACCAGGGGGTTGAAGATAAGGTGGCCGACGGCGGCGCGGCGGCCCGGCTTTATTTCCGCACCGCCCTGGGCCTTAGTGCCTGGTGCAAGCGTCGGCTGGGGCTGCGGGCGGGTAAAATGCTGCTGGCGCCCCTGCATCGCCGCTTCGGCTCTTCCCTGCGGCTGCTGGCCTCCGGCGGTTCGGCCCTTGATCCGGAGCTGGCCCGGCGGCTGGAGGCCCTGGGCTGGCAGGTGGCCATCGGCTACGGGCTGACCGAAACCGCGCCCCTGCTCACCATCAACCCTCCCGTGGGTGGGCGGCCCGGCAGCGTCGGCCGGGCGGTGCCGGGGGTGGAACTGCGGCTGGAACCACTGGCGGAAGACTCCTCGGAGAGTTCAGATGCACCGCCCATGGGCGAAGTGCTGGCCCGTGGCCCCAACGTCTTTGCCGGCTATCACAACTTGCCGGAGCAGACGGCGGCGGCCCTTAAAGAGGGCTGGTTTCGAACCGGCGACCTGGGTTATCTCGATCGGGACGGTTTTCTTTTTCTGGTCGGCCGGGCCTCCAGCCTGATCGTTACTGCCGGCGGCAAGAATATCCAGCCCGATGCCTTGGAAGATCGGCTGACCACCCATCCCTTCATCCGTGAAGCCGGCGTGCTCAGTCGGGATGATCGGCTGGCGGTGCTGCTGGTGCCGGAACTGGCCGCCCTGCGCCGGGCCGGTCAACAGGACGAAGAGGCGGCCCTGCGCCAGGCACTGCTGGAGGTTTCCCACCGCCTGCCTTCCTACCAGCGCCCCGACGAGTTCGCCCTCAGCCGCGAGGCTCTGCCCCGCACCCGGCTGGGCAAGATCCGTCGCCACCTGTTGCCGGGACGTTATCAACAGGCCCGAGCGCAACAGCACCATGCCGACAAGACCGGGCCGATGCCGCTTAACGAGATGTCCGATCACGACCGGGCCCTGCTGGAAAACCGGTCGGCCAGCCGGGTCTGGGAATGGCTGGCCCGGCGTTACCCCAAGGTGCGGCTCAGCCCGGACACTAGCCCGCATTTGGACCTGGGGGTCGATTCTTTGGGCTGGCTCAACCTGGCCGCCGAGATCGGCCAGCAGGCCGATGTGCAACTCACCGAGGAGGTCATCGGCCGGGTGGAAACGGTGCGGGACTTGCTGCACGAGGTGGTGGAATTAAGCGTGCATGGCAACGGCGGCGGCCAGGAGGGGGGGGTGGCCGATCCGCTGGCCGACCCGGAAGCGGTGCTCAAAGAGCAGAGCCGTCGCTGGCTCAAACCCTTAAACCCCCTGCAGGTGGCCTTGGTGTGGGGATTGTACCAGCTCAACCGGCTGCTTTTTCGGCTCCTGTTCCGGCTGCGGGTTGAGGGGTTGGAGCACCTGCCCGATGATAAACCTTTTATTCTGGCCCCCAACCATGTCAGTTTCCTGGACTCCTTTGCCATCGGCGCGGCGCTGCCATTTGCCCGGTTTCGCCAAACCTATTACGCCGGTAACGCCGAGGTGGCTTTCCGCAACGCCTTTTTTCGGCTGGTCTGCCGCCTGGGCCAGGTGGTGCCCATTGATCCCCGGCGGGCCACCGCCACCAGCCTGGCTTACGGGGCGGTGATTCTGGACCAAGGATGCAACCTGGTCTGGTTTCCGGAAGGGGAGCGTTCCTGGGAGGGGCGACTGCAGCCCTTCCGGGCCGGCATCGGGATGCTGCTTGACCGCAAGAGGGTTTATGTGGTACCAGCCCATATCGCCGGCGCTTACCAGGCCTGGCCTCGAGGCCGGAAATTGTTCCGGCCGCACCCCATCAGCATCAAGTTCGGGCCGGCCCTGACGGCCCAACAATTGCTGGCCGGACGGCAGGGGGGCGGGGAGGCTTCGGCAAACGATCGCTCCGGCATGATCGCCGCCGCCCTGCGGGAACAGGTAGCCGCTTTGGCGCCTGAATCGGACGAATCGTAA
- a CDS encoding TVP38/TMEM64 family protein → MDDVHKLKKLKKRRPSYQLLLLVALLLLGLLAQKLDLVDWLEVLEVSRHYAHHWWFPPLLILAMAAFYALALPGSFFMWLTGALFVPIVATLIIVIGGVGGAVGGYFVSRRLARRECARIKHQPLFNFIRRHGDFVALCAVRTFPSFPHSVINYGAGVLGLPLGYFVLSTIIGFTLKGYLYSAAIYQLTTMDEPGEFLSWQLLAPLIMLSLLFIAAKLIFGRKPSLANGP, encoded by the coding sequence ATGGATGATGTGCACAAATTAAAAAAGTTAAAAAAACGCCGGCCTTCCTACCAGCTACTGTTGCTGGTGGCCCTGTTGTTGCTGGGATTGCTGGCGCAAAAACTTGATTTGGTGGACTGGCTGGAGGTGCTGGAAGTCAGCCGCCACTACGCCCACCACTGGTGGTTCCCTCCTTTGCTTATTCTGGCCATGGCGGCTTTTTACGCCCTGGCCCTGCCGGGTTCCTTTTTCATGTGGCTCACCGGCGCCCTTTTCGTGCCGATTGTGGCCACGCTGATCATCGTCATCGGCGGGGTCGGCGGCGCGGTGGGGGGATATTTTGTTTCCCGGCGGCTGGCCCGCCGGGAGTGTGCCCGGATCAAACATCAGCCGCTGTTCAATTTCATCCGGCGCCATGGTGATTTTGTTGCCCTGTGCGCGGTGCGGACTTTTCCCAGCTTTCCGCACTCGGTGATCAACTACGGGGCCGGGGTGCTGGGGTTGCCGCTGGGTTACTTCGTCCTCTCCACCATCATTGGCTTCACTCTCAAGGGGTATCTCTATTCCGCCGCCATCTATCAGCTTACCACCATGGATGAACCGGGAGAGTTTCTCTCCTGGCAGTTGCTGGCGCCGCTGATCATGCTCTCTCTGTTGTTCATCGCCGCCAAGCTCATCTTCGGGCGCAAGCCATCGCTGGCCAACGGCCCGTAA
- a CDS encoding heavy metal translocating P-type ATPase, whose amino-acid sequence MKEAKTATDRLELKISGMSCASCVARIEKVLARQEGVASARVNLAAEKGYVDYDQGRITPEELMAAVDSLGFTAAPAEQDSAAVDRERQEREQALRRLKLDFSLAAVLTTLVLYGSLPEMVPMAWHDWAVGVVPAWLGNPYTLLLITTPVQFFSGWRFYRGAWASLSHGTSDMNVLVAMGTSSAWFYSAAMTVAPDFLTGLGFPYQLYYDVATVITTLILLGRLLEARAKGKTSEAMRKLMGLKAKTARVVRPAEQAEAETIVDIPIEEVQVGEIILVRPGEKIPVDGEIIEGRSSIDESMLTGESLPVSKESGDQVIGATINKSGGFKMRATKVGKDTMLAQIIRLVEAAQGSKAPVQKLVDRIAAWFVPAVIITATVSALFWWAYGPEPSLIFALTVFIAVLIIACPCALGLATPTAIMVGTGKGAENGILIKGAESLELAHKLDTVVLDKTGTITAGTPAVTDIFTLTGMLDENQLLALVAAVEQASEHPLGEAIVREAVERDLELAPVSDFTAVPGHGLQAAVAGRRLLVGNARLLAREGVALEERWQKQAQELAAQGKTPILVAVDDQPAGLLAVADPVKESSAAAIAAMRKLGLTVVMLTGDARHTAEAIAAKVGIDRVMAEVLPEDKESAVKDLQHEGRLVAMVGDGINDAPALARADVGIAIGTGTDVAMEAGDVTLISGDLNGVPTAIRLSRATMRMIRQNLFWAFFYNIVLIPVAAGVLYPFWGIILNPMLAAAAMAFSSISVVLNTLRLRWFH is encoded by the coding sequence ATGAAAGAAGCCAAAACAGCCACGGACCGCCTGGAACTGAAAATCTCCGGCATGAGCTGCGCCTCCTGCGTGGCCCGGATCGAAAAGGTGCTTGCCCGCCAGGAGGGGGTGGCCTCCGCCCGGGTCAACCTGGCGGCGGAAAAGGGCTATGTCGATTACGATCAGGGGCGGATCACCCCGGAAGAGTTGATGGCGGCGGTAGATTCTCTGGGTTTTACCGCCGCCCCGGCCGAGCAGGACAGCGCCGCGGTGGACCGGGAGCGGCAGGAGCGGGAACAGGCCCTGCGACGACTGAAGCTCGACTTCTCGCTGGCCGCCGTGCTGACCACCCTGGTGCTGTATGGCAGCCTGCCGGAAATGGTGCCCATGGCCTGGCACGACTGGGCGGTGGGGGTGGTGCCGGCCTGGCTGGGCAACCCCTATACCCTGCTGCTGATTACCACCCCGGTGCAGTTTTTCTCCGGCTGGCGCTTTTACCGGGGCGCCTGGGCCTCGTTAAGCCACGGCACCAGCGACATGAACGTGCTGGTGGCCATGGGTACCAGTTCGGCCTGGTTCTACTCCGCCGCCATGACCGTGGCCCCCGATTTTCTCACTGGCCTGGGCTTTCCCTACCAGCTTTACTACGACGTGGCCACGGTGATCACCACCCTGATCCTGCTGGGTCGCCTGCTGGAGGCCCGCGCCAAGGGCAAAACCTCCGAGGCCATGCGCAAGCTCATGGGGCTGAAGGCCAAGACCGCCCGGGTGGTACGGCCGGCGGAGCAGGCGGAAGCTGAAACCATCGTTGACATCCCCATCGAAGAGGTCCAGGTGGGGGAAATTATCCTGGTGCGGCCCGGGGAAAAGATCCCGGTGGATGGCGAGATTATTGAGGGCCGCTCCAGCATTGACGAATCGATGCTCACCGGCGAAAGCCTGCCGGTGAGCAAGGAGTCCGGGGATCAGGTGATCGGGGCCACCATCAACAAAAGCGGCGGCTTTAAAATGCGGGCCACCAAGGTGGGCAAGGATACCATGTTGGCCCAGATCATCCGCCTGGTGGAGGCGGCCCAGGGCTCCAAAGCGCCGGTGCAGAAGCTGGTGGACCGTATCGCTGCCTGGTTCGTGCCGGCGGTGATTATTACCGCCACCGTCAGCGCCCTCTTCTGGTGGGCCTACGGCCCCGAACCTTCGCTGATCTTCGCCCTCACCGTCTTCATTGCCGTGCTGATCATCGCCTGCCCCTGCGCCCTGGGGCTGGCCACCCCCACGGCGATCATGGTGGGTACCGGCAAGGGGGCGGAAAACGGGATTCTGATCAAAGGGGCCGAGTCTTTGGAACTGGCCCATAAACTCGATACCGTGGTGTTGGACAAGACCGGCACCATCACCGCCGGCACCCCGGCGGTGACCGATATTTTTACCCTTACCGGCATGTTAGACGAAAACCAGCTGCTGGCCCTGGTGGCGGCGGTGGAACAGGCCTCGGAACATCCTTTGGGCGAGGCCATAGTCCGCGAGGCGGTGGAGCGGGACCTGGAACTGGCGCCGGTAAGCGATTTCACCGCCGTGCCCGGCCACGGCCTGCAGGCCGCCGTGGCCGGCCGCCGCCTGCTGGTGGGTAACGCCCGCCTGCTGGCCCGGGAAGGGGTGGCACTGGAGGAGCGCTGGCAAAAGCAGGCCCAAGAGCTGGCGGCCCAAGGTAAAACCCCCATCTTGGTGGCGGTGGATGACCAGCCGGCCGGGTTGCTGGCGGTGGCCGACCCGGTCAAGGAATCTTCGGCGGCGGCCATTGCCGCCATGCGCAAGCTCGGCCTGACGGTGGTTATGCTCACCGGCGATGCCCGCCACACCGCCGAGGCCATCGCCGCCAAGGTGGGGATCGACCGGGTGATGGCGGAGGTGTTGCCAGAAGACAAGGAGTCGGCGGTCAAAGACCTGCAGCACGAGGGGCGGCTGGTGGCCATGGTGGGCGACGGGATCAACGACGCCCCGGCCCTGGCCCGGGCCGACGTGGGAATCGCCATCGGCACCGGTACCGATGTGGCCATGGAAGCCGGCGATGTTACCCTGATTTCCGGCGATTTGAACGGGGTGCCCACGGCCATCCGGCTCTCCCGGGCCACCATGCGGATGATCCGGCAGAACCTGTTCTGGGCCTTTTTTTACAACATTGTGCTGATTCCGGTGGCGGCCGGGGTGCTCTACCCCTTCTGGGGCATTATTTTAAACCCCATGCTGGCCGCCGCCGCCATGGCCTTCAGCTCCATCTCGGTGGTGCTGAATACCTTGCGCCTCCGCTGGTTCCACTGA
- a CDS encoding nucleoside deaminase encodes MDQSEQHHYFMGLALEQARVALQAGEFPVGAVIVAGGRVVAEGNRQNSGGTAPTELDHAEIVALRGLLARQPEIERGGLTLYATMEPCLMCYATLLLNGVRRIVYAYEDAMGGGTSLPLTELNPLYREMAPAVEITPHIRRRESLALFQDFFRRPTNSYWQDSLLARYTLEQE; translated from the coding sequence ATGGACCAAAGCGAGCAGCATCACTATTTCATGGGGCTGGCCCTGGAGCAGGCCCGGGTGGCGTTACAGGCCGGGGAGTTCCCGGTGGGGGCGGTGATCGTCGCCGGCGGCCGGGTGGTGGCCGAGGGCAACCGGCAAAACAGCGGCGGCACGGCGCCCACCGAGCTGGACCATGCCGAAATCGTGGCCCTGCGCGGCTTGCTTGCGCGGCAACCGGAGATTGAGCGGGGCGGACTCACCCTCTATGCCACCATGGAGCCCTGCCTGATGTGTTACGCCACCCTGCTGCTCAACGGGGTGCGGCGCATTGTTTACGCCTATGAAGACGCCATGGGTGGCGGCACCTCCCTGCCCCTGACCGAGCTTAATCCCCTCTACCGGGAAATGGCCCCGGCCGTAGAGATCACCCCCCACATCAGACGGCGGGAAAGCCTGGCCCTGTTCCAGGATTTCTTCCGCCGGCCCACCAACAGCTACTGGCAGGACAGCCTGCTGGCCCGTTATACCCTGGAGCAGGAGTAA
- a CDS encoding efflux RND transporter permease subunit: protein MNSLPRWLLGHRHAVLAALIAVLIFGLDARLQLPVQLFPDTDPPMVTVITPYPGMAAEEVAENISKLMEEEFAGIDGVRTLRSTSREGLAVVEVEFHYGFSSTIGAMEVQNAVNRIRPQLPAAMGDPQIQEFSSAQRPIVTLALTSEELSLPQLRQLAENRVQDRLNLIDGVAAVDVVGGNRLQLEVQLQRDRMAAYGLSQEQVINALQGWNLTAAGGRSREGGRETVVRFDTPLRDAADAAALVLQRQDENLLLLGDVARVRLTPGEDRAAFHYNGQPAIAVQVLKRSEANTVAVADRVFTLLQELQAEEPAVSFAVAEDDSAFTRVVITSMTATIAGAIGLTMLVVLLFLGSFRQALVVAATIPVTFLATFALMRLAGLQLDMVTMSAIILAIGLLVDDSIVILENIHRQREAGLAPEAAAIEGTGEVTAAKIGGTVTTLAVLLPLTLLGGFIGELFRPLALTLSFALASSLVAALTLVPLLAVIIFGQQGGGGKKQPAVSDHLLSAPRQLYLQLLTVAGRRPAVTFILAFVLLLAGLGLIRAGGSEMMPRFDSGSFRVLLDVIPGTPLGETRQIVAAVEAKILAEAAVETVSTRIGYETGARYLGGRGAMDSHQAEISVDLVPRNRRPESQWAIMERLREQVQALPGVTLGVFQEQGGTARATTAAPIIVEINGTEPQALAELAAQTVTLLQAVGGVRDPYRNWDLDRPETLVVIDRERAAELGLDGSTIAATVRRAMDGERVTAYRQRGLRDLDISLRYQPEDRRQQQDLENVVLPGPAGENIRLVDLANFEPVYGPRLVSRENFRRTLEVRAWTDGRRPLSQVVADLERRLPEIETPAGYSMAIGGEQQDLAEARGRLLRALGAAALAVYLLLMIQFRSSLLPLVIMTAIPLQFIGVAAALTLAGKYLSMPALLGIVLLVGIVVNNSIILADFILARRRQGMPLDQAVPAAVAARFRPVMMTALSTVAGMLPLALELAVGSERFSPIATVIIGGILASTLLTLVVIPVLMQLLLSRFHHSDQPRSVSS from the coding sequence ATGAACTCCCTGCCACGCTGGCTGCTGGGCCACCGGCACGCGGTGCTGGCCGCCCTGATAGCGGTACTGATCTTCGGGCTGGATGCCCGCCTGCAACTGCCCGTCCAGCTTTTTCCCGACACCGACCCGCCCATGGTTACGGTGATCACCCCTTATCCCGGCATGGCGGCGGAAGAGGTGGCGGAAAACATCAGCAAACTGATGGAAGAAGAGTTTGCCGGCATCGACGGGGTCCGCACCCTGCGCTCCACCAGCCGCGAGGGTCTGGCGGTGGTGGAGGTGGAATTCCACTACGGCTTCTCCAGCACCATCGGGGCCATGGAGGTGCAGAACGCCGTCAACCGGATTCGCCCGCAGTTGCCGGCCGCCATGGGCGATCCCCAGATCCAGGAATTCTCCTCGGCCCAGCGTCCCATTGTCACCCTGGCCCTGACCAGCGAGGAGTTGTCGCTGCCTCAACTGCGGCAGTTGGCGGAGAACCGGGTGCAGGACCGGCTGAACCTGATCGACGGCGTCGCGGCGGTGGATGTGGTCGGCGGCAACCGCCTGCAACTGGAGGTACAGTTGCAGCGAGACCGGATGGCCGCTTACGGCCTGAGCCAGGAACAGGTGATCAACGCCCTGCAGGGCTGGAACCTCACCGCCGCCGGCGGCCGCAGCCGGGAAGGCGGCCGGGAGACGGTGGTCCGCTTCGACACCCCCCTGCGCGATGCCGCCGATGCCGCAGCGCTGGTCCTGCAGCGCCAGGACGAAAATTTGCTGCTCCTGGGCGACGTGGCCCGGGTGCGCCTGACACCCGGCGAAGACCGGGCCGCCTTCCATTATAACGGCCAGCCGGCCATCGCCGTCCAAGTGCTGAAGCGCAGCGAGGCCAACACCGTGGCGGTGGCCGATCGGGTTTTCACCCTGCTGCAGGAGTTGCAAGCGGAAGAACCGGCCGTATCTTTCGCCGTGGCCGAGGATGACTCGGCCTTCACCCGGGTGGTAATCACCAGCATGACCGCCACCATCGCCGGCGCCATCGGCCTGACCATGCTGGTGGTGCTGCTCTTTCTCGGCAGCTTCCGCCAGGCCCTGGTGGTGGCCGCCACCATTCCCGTCACCTTTCTGGCCACCTTCGCCCTGATGCGCCTGGCCGGCCTGCAACTGGACATGGTCACCATGTCGGCGATCATCCTGGCCATCGGCCTGCTGGTGGACGACAGTATTGTGATTTTAGAGAACATCCACCGGCAACGGGAAGCCGGTCTGGCCCCGGAAGCTGCGGCCATCGAGGGCACCGGCGAGGTCACCGCCGCCAAGATCGGCGGCACTGTGACCACCCTGGCGGTGCTGCTGCCTCTGACCCTGCTGGGTGGTTTCATCGGCGAACTCTTCCGCCCCCTGGCCCTGACCCTCTCCTTTGCCCTGGCCTCCTCCCTGGTGGCGGCCCTGACCCTGGTGCCGCTGCTGGCGGTGATCATTTTCGGCCAGCAGGGCGGTGGCGGCAAAAAACAGCCCGCCGTGAGCGATCATCTGCTCTCCGCCCCCAGGCAGCTTTACCTGCAACTGCTGACCGTTGCCGGGCGGCGACCGGCGGTTACCTTTATCCTGGCCTTTGTCTTGCTGCTGGCGGGTCTGGGCCTGATCCGGGCCGGCGGCAGCGAGATGATGCCCCGTTTCGATTCGGGTAGCTTCCGGGTCCTGCTGGACGTTATTCCCGGCACCCCGCTGGGGGAAACCCGGCAAATCGTGGCCGCGGTGGAGGCAAAAATCCTGGCTGAAGCGGCGGTGGAGACGGTTTCCACCCGGATCGGCTACGAAACCGGGGCGCGCTACCTGGGCGGACGGGGCGCCATGGACAGTCACCAGGCGGAAATCAGCGTTGACCTGGTTCCCCGCAATCGCCGGCCCGAGAGCCAGTGGGCGATCATGGAGCGCCTGCGCGAGCAGGTCCAGGCCCTGCCCGGGGTTACCCTGGGGGTATTCCAGGAACAGGGCGGCACGGCCCGGGCCACCACCGCCGCCCCCATCATCGTGGAGATCAACGGCACGGAGCCGCAGGCCCTGGCCGAGCTGGCAGCACAAACCGTAACCCTGCTACAGGCCGTGGGCGGTGTGCGCGATCCCTACCGCAACTGGGACCTGGACCGGCCGGAAACCCTGGTGGTCATTGACCGGGAGCGGGCCGCCGAACTGGGCCTGGACGGCAGCACCATCGCCGCCACCGTACGCCGCGCCATGGACGGCGAGCGGGTAACGGCCTACCGGCAGCGGGGGTTGCGAGACCTGGACATCAGCCTCCGCTACCAGCCGGAGGATCGGCGCCAGCAGCAGGATCTGGAAAACGTGGTGCTGCCCGGACCGGCGGGGGAAAATATCCGCCTGGTCGACCTGGCCAACTTTGAGCCGGTTTACGGCCCCCGCCTGGTCTCGCGGGAAAACTTCCGCCGTACCCTGGAGGTCCGGGCCTGGACCGATGGCCGGCGGCCTTTGTCCCAGGTGGTGGCGGACCTGGAGCGGCGCCTGCCGGAAATTGAAACGCCGGCGGGTTACAGTATGGCCATTGGCGGCGAGCAGCAGGACCTGGCCGAGGCCCGGGGGCGGCTGCTGCGGGCCCTGGGCGCCGCCGCCCTGGCCGTTTACCTGCTGCTGATGATCCAGTTCCGCTCATCCCTGCTGCCACTGGTGATCATGACCGCCATCCCCCTGCAGTTCATCGGCGTGGCCGCCGCCCTGACCCTGGCCGGTAAATACCTTTCCATGCCGGCTCTGCTGGGGATTGTGCTGCTGGTGGGGATCGTGGTCAACAACAGCATTATCCTGGCGGACTTCATCCTGGCCCGCCGCCGGCAGGGCATGCCCCTGGACCAGGCCGTACCGGCCGCCGTGGCGGCCCGCTTCCGGCCGGTAATGATGACCGCGCTCTCCACCGTGGCCGGCATGCTGCCCCTGGCCCTGGAGCTGGCGGTGGGCTCGGAACGCTTTTCCCCCATCGCCACGGTGATTATCGGCGGCATTTTAGCCTCGACCCTGCTGACCCTGGTGGTTATACCGGTGCTGATGCAACTGCTTTTAAGCCGCTTTCACCACTCCGACCAACCACGGTCCGTTTCATCCTAA